In Carassius gibelio isolate Cgi1373 ecotype wild population from Czech Republic chromosome B20, carGib1.2-hapl.c, whole genome shotgun sequence, the following are encoded in one genomic region:
- the tcte1 gene encoding dynein regulatory complex subunit 5, whose protein sequence is MSRSQSSRRTGSMRPVNAAADGRKMRSIIAEDPEWSLELVPLLTTLCLQHIIKHFREKPILDELTPNYKAYVLQRLPTSLPLTITANLISDESYWKRCCEALWAVSDVSTYDNSWKRMFFERHLENIIEYFIPDATDTRTVLDAVPLCGSYVKRLRVSQLLPPIRESARFDEDDRSDCASDTGSEGPSVDHFDFRILLDKLPNLEELSVVYGVKGCGMNFEWNLFEFTFRDCESLAKALHSCKTLQVFRIHRSKVDDEKCCLLVSQLLDHPSLQELDFSHNHIGDRGARAIGKLLNRSQLKKLVICNNQIRGPGAQALAHALSRNTSLMSLNLRLNRIGDEGGQALAQALVKNKTLVNLHLGGNKMTEPSAVALSQALVENCTLENLNLSNNKLGVDGGKVLEEGMSHNSSLVECDLRLTDVAQDSEYCITQALRTNQSQAACKNQTPG, encoded by the exons ATGTCTCGGAGTCAGTCTTCACGGAGAACCGGGAGCATGAGGCCGGTAAACGCCGCCGCTGACGGCCGGAAGATGCGCAGCATCATCGCGGAGGATCCCGAGTGGTCCCTGGAGCTGGTTCCTCTGCTAACAACTCTCTGTCTACAACACATCATAAAACATTTCAGAG AGAAACCTATTTTGGATGAACTTACGCCCAACTACAAAGCATACGTCCTCCAGCGACTACCAACGTCTCTTCCCTTGACCATCACTGCAAACCTCATCAGTGACGAGAGCTACTGGAAACGCTGCTGTGAGGCTCTCTGGGCCGTCAGTGACGTCTCCACCTACGACAACAGCTGGAAGCGCATGTTCTTCGAGCGTCACCTAGAGAACATCATTGAATACTTCATCCCAGATGCAACCGACACCAGGACAGTCCTGGACGCGGTGCCACTGTGTGGAAGCTACGTGAAGCGACTGAGAGTCTCTCAGCTGCTGCCACCCATCCGAGAGTCGGCCCGGTTTGACGAGGACGACCGCTCGGATTGTGCCAGCGACACGGGCAGCGAAGGACCCTCGGTGGATCACTTCGATTTCCGTATTCTGCTCGACAAACTTCCGAACCTGGAAGAGCTCAGCGTGGTGTACGGCGTGAAAGGATGCGGCATGAACTTCGAGTGGAACTTGTTTGAGTTCACCTTCAGAGACTGTGAATCCCTCGCAAAAGCCCTTCATTCCTGCAAGACTTTACAG GTCTTCAGGATCCATCGCAGTAAGGTGGACGATGAGAAGTGTTGTCTGCTTGTGAGTCAACTGCTGGATCACCCGTCTCTACAGGAGCTCGACTTTTCACACAATCACATCGGGGACCGCGGAGCCCGAGCCATCGGAAAGCTCCTGAACCGCAGTCAGCTGAAGAAGCTGGTCATCTGCAACAACCAGATCAGAGGTCCAGGAGCTCAGGCGCTGGCTCATGCTCTGTCCAGAAACACCAGCCTGATGTCCCTCAACCTCAGGCTCAACCGCATCGGGGATGAAGGGGGTCAAGCTCTGGCTCAGGCTCTGGTGAAGAACAAGACCTTGGTGAACCTTCATCTGGGCGGAAATAAGATGACCGAACCCTCGGCCGTGGCGCTGTCTCAGGCCCTGGTGGAGAACTGTACCCTCGAGAACCTAAACCTGTCCAACAACAAACTGGGAGTT GACGGAGGGAAGGTTCTGGAGGAAGGGATGTCCCACAACAGCAGTCTGGTGGAGTGTGACCTTCGGCTGACCGATGTGGCTCAGGACAGTGAGTACTGCATCACTCAGGCTCTGCGCACCAATCAGAGCCAAGCTGCATGCAAAAATCAAACACCAGGATGA
- the LOC127984062 gene encoding alpha-1,6-mannosyl-glycoprotein 2-beta-N-acetylglucosaminyltransferase: protein MRFRLLKKNFIAFLVILIVFLMLFYSLRRTKDETNVEVTEKEVSQTAIMVKFDYGTIENMRKSVYDSNYRQFIQNGDKFPLDPEVVVVVQVHNRPAYLKMLIQSLEKVIGIQNTLVIFSHDYFSEEVSDVVKGITFCRVLQIYFPYSIQLYPNEFPGQDPKDCPRDISKEDAVKKGCLNAEHPDSYGHYREASITQTKHHWWWKLHFVFERVRVLRGYNGLVVFIEEDNYLLPDFHEYFKSMGELRKTKCGDCDILAVGNHDSLSGFHELSSQTETAGWLSTKHNIGMGISRELYYKLMGCNHAFCTYDDYNWDWTLQSLSGTCISKPLKVLVARGSRVLHTGDCGLHQKEDCRPEKAQERVDAVLKEVQTALFPPVLTLTDHGSVEHQPHMKNGGWGDVRDHTLCINYAVRL from the coding sequence ATGAGATTCCGGTTGTTGAAGAAGAACTTTATTGCGTTCCTTgtcattttaattgtgtttttaatgttgttttactctttACGACGGACTAAAGATGAAACAAACGTGGAGGTGACAGAAAAAGAGGTCTCTCAGACTGCTATAATGGTTAAATTCGACTACGGGACCATTGAGAACATGAGGAAGTCCGTCTATGACAGCAACTACCGGCAGTTCATTCAGAATGGAGACAAGTTTCCATTGGATCCTGAAGTTGTTGTCGTCGTGCAAGTCCACAATCGTCCGGCGTACCTCAAAATGCTCATACAGTCCTTAGAAAAAGTCATTGGAATCCAAAACACGCTTGTGATATTCAGCCACGACTATTTCTCAGAGGAAGTCTCTGATGTAGTCAAAGGAATCACTTTTTGCAGGGTCCTCCAGATCTATTTCCCCTACAGCATCCAGCTGTATCCCAACGAATTCCCAGGACAGGATCCCAAAGATTGTCCGAGAGACATATCGAAGGAGGACGCTGTGAAAAAGGGCTGTTTGAACGCGGAGCACCCGGATTCGTACGGACACTACCGAGAAGCGTCCATCACCCAAACCAAACACCATTGGTGGTGGAAACTGCATTTCGTGTTCGAGCGAGTGCGGGTGCTTCGGGGATACAACGGGCTTGTCGTCTTCATCGAGGAAGACAACTACCTTCTCCCAGATTTCCACGAATACTTCAAATCCATGGGCGAGCTCAGGAAAACCAAATGCGGGGATTGCGACATCCTCGCTGTAGGCAACCATGACAGTTTATCGGGCTTCCACGAGCTTTCCAGCCAAACGGAGACGGCGGGATGGCTGTCCACCAAGCATAACATAGGCATGGGCATCTCCAGAGAGCTCTACTACAAACTGATGGGATGCAATCATGCATTCTGCACCTATGATGATTATAACTGGGACTGGACCCTGCAGAGCTTGTCTGGGACATGCATCTCTAAACCTCTCAAGGTTCTGGTGGCTCGAGGAAGCCGGGTTCTTCACACGGGAGATTGCGGCCTGCATCAGAAGGAGGATTGCCGACCGGAAAAGGCTCAGGAGAGGGTGGATGCAGTGCTTAAAGAGGTGCAAACCGCTCTTTTCCCACCGGTTTTGACCTTGACAGACCACGGGTCGGTGGAGCATCAGCCTCACATGAAGAACGGAGGATGGGGGGACGTCCGCGACCACACGCTGTGCATCAACTACGCGGTTCGACTCTGA
- the tmem151ba gene encoding transmembrane protein 151B has translation MSPAAPVTDSSAGDVFREQTDAPREAQRPVKQSLSKSLCRDSHWKCLLLSLLMYCCVIAMTWCQVTKVTRLTFESAFKGKSMLYHDSPCSNGYIYIPVAFLVMLYMVYMVECWHCFTLNELQFKVALESVAERVQRMQQATPCIWWKAISYHYIRRTRQVTRYRNGDAYTTTQVYHERVNTHVAEAEFDYGNCGVKDISRHLTGLEGFPVIKLHFTKCFSFANVESENSYLTQRARFFTENEGLDDYMEAREGMHLKNVEFKEYMLTFAAPDRLPWYASQCSFWLAAVLTLSWPLRVLMEYRTAYVHYHVEKLFGFDYVAVTPLDERPFCRHIPRVNTIDSTELEWHIRSNQQLVPSYSETVLMDLVQQSSCNTFSPRGIGAAGGNSFGGYRQNCERCHRSISSSSIFSRSALSICNSSSPRLPRLPFSGSRFSLGRLYGSRRSLRSHSSSLNDPRCPTESTRCLADQSANEESPPSPPAYQDALYFPVLIVHRNEGCVGHDHHSLHRNGSCVETSL, from the exons atgtctCCAGCGGCTCCGGTGACGGACAGCAGCGCCGGTGATGTCTTCCGCGAGCAGACGGACGCTCCGCGGGAAGCG CAACGTCCAGTGAAGCAGTCTTTGAGCAAGTCCCTGTGTCGCGACTCACACTGGAAATGCCTCCTTCTGTCACTGCTGATGTACTGCTGCGTGATCGCGATGACCTGGTGCCAGGTCACAAAGGTCACGCGCCTCACCTTCGAAAGTGCTTTCAAAGGCAAGTCCATGTTGTACCACGACAGTCCTTGTTCCAATGGCTACATCTACATCCCGGTGGCTTTCCTCGTCATGCTTTACATGGTTTATATGGTGGAGTGTTGGCACTGCTTCACGCTCAACGAACTCCAGTTTAAAGTAGCTCTGGAGAGCGTCGCCGAGCGCGTGCAACGCATGCAACAAGCCACGCCGTGCATCTGGTGGAAGGCTATAAGCTACCATTACATACGCCGGACGAGACAAGTGACGCGGTATCGCAACGGCGACGCCTACACGACCACGCAGGTTTACCACGAGCGCGTCAACACGCACGTCGCGGAGGCCGAGTTCGATTACGGGAACTGTGGGGTTAAAGACATCTCGAGACACCTCACAGGACTGGAAGGCTTTCCGGTGATTAAGCTGCACTTCACTAAGTGCTTTAGTTTCGCTAATGTCGAATCCGAGAACTCCTATTTGACGCAAAGAGCACGGTTCTTCACCGAGAACGAAGGATTGGATGATTATATGGAAGCGCGTGAAGGGATGCATCTAAAAAACGTTGAGTTTAAGGAATACATGCTTACTTTCGCGGCTCCAGATCGCTTGCCTTGGTATGCATCGCAGTGTAGCTTCTGGTTAGCAGCGGTGTTGACTTTATCCTGGCCGTTGCGGGTTTTGATGGAGTACCGCACGGCGTATGTTCACTACCACGTGGAGAAGCTTTTCGGGTTCGACTATGTCGCTGTTACGCCTCTGGATGAGCGTCCGTTTTGTCGTCACATCCCGAGGGTCAACACCATCGACAGCACGGAGCTCGAGTGGCACATTCGCTCCAACCAACAGCTCGTTCCCAGTTACTCCGAAACCGTGCTCATGGATCTGGTGCAGCAGTCCAGTTGCAACACGTTTTCGCCGCGTGGCATCGGTGCGGCCGGCGGGAACAGCTTCGGTGGATATCGGCAGAACTGTGAACGCTGCCATCGCTCTATAAGCAGCTCGTCGATTTTCTCACGCAGCGCATTGAGCATCTGCAACAGCAGCAGTCCGCGTTTGCCGCGTTTACCTTTCAGTGGAAGCCGGTTCTCTCTTGGCCGTTTGTACGGCTCGCGACGCAGCTTGCGAAGTCACAGTAGTAGCCTGAACGATCCCAGATGTCCGACGGAAAGCACGCGATGCTTGGCCGATCAGTCGGCCAATGAGGAGAGCCCACCTTCTCCGCCGGCCTATCAGGACGCGCTGTATTTTCCAGTACTGATTGTTCACCGCAACGAGGGCTGCGTCGGTCACGACCACCATTCACTGCACCGTAATGGATCCTGCGTGGAGACTTCGTTATAG
- the LOC127984063 gene encoding E3 ubiquitin-protein ligase rnf8-like isoform X1, which translates to MMEKTGDPPSLNTDEECSKNDKIWCLQRVGRDRDWLHLFEASEVSVGRGLNVTHQILSSICPLMISRIHCLFKKNDDGEWTVTDNKSLNGVWINGSRIPAGNPFLLKQGDSVRLGVPLDGNPVEFDYILVQRNFNDVKSFLCKSLSKESDAASVAQKLKNSKRKFDGDESEPCPTQNSESKLYRSSDPDKSRAQPCPSKERRETEQFFSKPLEVDRSGDKAGSSSSAGSESTQQLASVHRYNRNLMVLKGRVGHTQKRAAELERLEHQTPERQREKQDLQTQLEMLQGQLRSQQEQALKRMETLEKSFCEEERRLETEKAQQNEEGLKKQLEEALKEHRKVIDELKHAREGFKEVLQAKDKELEVTKEEKEKAKAQKEEVVTQMTEVLESELQCSICSELFIQAVTLNCAHSFCQHCIREWRKRKDKCPICWQTITSQTRSLVLDNCIDRMVENLSADMRERRLALINERKGQKESVSPAVVVINDDSDSNSSDTFFQSDSSVFLDSSESNGSLDQFPIDDDSSSTDEDDYL; encoded by the exons ATGATGGAAAAGACTGGAGATCCTCCTTCATTAAACACCGATGAAGAATgttctaaaaatgacaaaatatggtGTTTGCAGCGTGTGGGGAGAGACCGCGACTGGCTGCATCTGTTCGAGGCCTCGGAG GTTTCTGTTGGTCGTGGTCTAAATGTGACCCATCAGATTCTGTCGAGCATCTGTCCACTGATGATATCCAGAATTCACTGTTTGTTCAAGAAAAATGATGATGGAGAGTGGACCGTGACGGATAATAAG AGTCTGAATGGCGTGTGGATAAATGGGAGCCGGATCCCGGCTGGAAACCCGTTTTTACTCAAGCAGGGTGACTCTGTGCGGCTCGGCGTCCCTCTTGACGGAAACCCCGTGGAGTTTGACTACATCCTGGTCCAGAGGAACTTCAATGATGTCAAATCTTTCCTCTGTAAGAGTCTGAGCAAAGAATCCGACGCTGCTTCCGTCGCCCAAAAACTGAAAAACTCAAAGCGTAAGTTCGATGGAGACGAGTCGGAGCCGTGTCCCACGCAGAACTCCGAATCCAAGCTGTACCGCAGCTCCGACCCGGATAAGTCGCGTGCGCAGCCGTGTCCGTCCAAGGAACGCCGGGAAACAGAGCAGTTCTTCTCTAAACCCCTGGAGGTGGACAGAAGCGGTGATAAAGCTGGAAGCAGCTCGAGCGCCGGCAGTGAAAGCACTCAGCAGCTGGCTAGCGTGCACCGCTACAACAGGAACCTGATGGTGCTGAAGGGCCGTGTGGGACACACACAGAAGCGCGCGGCGGAGCTGGAGCGGCTGGAGCATCAGACGCCGGAGAGACAGCGGGAGAAGCAGGATCTGCAGACGCAGCTGGAGATGCTGCAGGGTCAGCTGAGGTCACAGCAGGAGCAGGCGCTCAAACGCATGGAGACCCTGGAGAAATCCTTCTGTGAGGAGGAGCGACGTCTGGAG ACTGAAAAAGCTCAGCAGAATGAGGAAGGCTTGAAAAAACAACTTGAGGAGGCGTTGAAAGAG CACCGGAAAGTTATCGATGAGCTCAAACACGCTCGAGAAGGATTCAAGGAAGTTCTTCAAGCCAAAGATAAGGAGCTGGAAGTTACAAAG gaagagaaagaaaagGCCAAGGCTCAGAAAGAGGAAGTGGTCACACAGATGACTGAAGTGCTGGAGAGTGAACTGCAGTGCAGTATTTGTTCTGAGCTCTTCATTCAG GCGGTGACGCTGAACTGTGCTCACAGCTTCTGTCAGCACTGTATCCGAGAGTGGCGTAAACGCAAGGACAAGTGTCCCATCTGCTGGCAGACCATCACGTCTCAGACGCGCTCTCTGGTCCTGGACAACTGCATCGACCGCATGGTGGAGAACCTGAGTGCCGACATGAGAGAGAGACGCCTGGCGCTGATCAACGAGCGGAAAG GTCAGAAAGAGAGCGTCTCTCCAGCCGTCGTGGTCATAAATGACGACAGCGACAGCAACAGCAGCGACACGTTCTTTCAGAGCGACAGCTCCGTGTTCCTGGACTCCTCCGAGTCGAACGGCTCTCTGGATCAGTTTCCCATCGATGACGACTCGTCCTCGACTGATGAGGACGATTACCTCTGA
- the LOC127984063 gene encoding E3 ubiquitin-protein ligase rnf8-like isoform X2, translating into MMEKTGDPPSLNTDEECSKNDKIWCLQRVGRDRDWLHLFEASEVSVGRGLNVTHQILSSICPLMISRIHCLFKKNDDGEWTVTDNKSLNGVWINGSRIPAGNPFLLKQGDSVRLGVPLDGNPVEFDYILVQRNFNDVKSFLCKSLSKESDAASVAQKLKNSKRKFDGDESEPCPTQNSESKLYRSSDPDKSRAQPCPSKERRETEQFFSKPLEVDRSGDKAGSSSSAGSESTQQLASVHRYNRNLMVLKGRVGHTQKRAAELERLEHQTPERQREKQDLQTQLEMLQGQLRSQQEQALKRMETLEKSFCEEERRLETEKAQQNEEGLKKQLEEALKEHRKVIDELKHAREGFKEVLQAKDKELEVTKEEKEKAKAQKEEVVTQMTEVLESELQCSICSELFIQAVTLNCAHSFCQHCIREWRKRKDKCPICWQTITSQTRSLVLDNCIDRMVENLSADMRERRLALINERKGERSERERLSSRRGHK; encoded by the exons ATGATGGAAAAGACTGGAGATCCTCCTTCATTAAACACCGATGAAGAATgttctaaaaatgacaaaatatggtGTTTGCAGCGTGTGGGGAGAGACCGCGACTGGCTGCATCTGTTCGAGGCCTCGGAG GTTTCTGTTGGTCGTGGTCTAAATGTGACCCATCAGATTCTGTCGAGCATCTGTCCACTGATGATATCCAGAATTCACTGTTTGTTCAAGAAAAATGATGATGGAGAGTGGACCGTGACGGATAATAAG AGTCTGAATGGCGTGTGGATAAATGGGAGCCGGATCCCGGCTGGAAACCCGTTTTTACTCAAGCAGGGTGACTCTGTGCGGCTCGGCGTCCCTCTTGACGGAAACCCCGTGGAGTTTGACTACATCCTGGTCCAGAGGAACTTCAATGATGTCAAATCTTTCCTCTGTAAGAGTCTGAGCAAAGAATCCGACGCTGCTTCCGTCGCCCAAAAACTGAAAAACTCAAAGCGTAAGTTCGATGGAGACGAGTCGGAGCCGTGTCCCACGCAGAACTCCGAATCCAAGCTGTACCGCAGCTCCGACCCGGATAAGTCGCGTGCGCAGCCGTGTCCGTCCAAGGAACGCCGGGAAACAGAGCAGTTCTTCTCTAAACCCCTGGAGGTGGACAGAAGCGGTGATAAAGCTGGAAGCAGCTCGAGCGCCGGCAGTGAAAGCACTCAGCAGCTGGCTAGCGTGCACCGCTACAACAGGAACCTGATGGTGCTGAAGGGCCGTGTGGGACACACACAGAAGCGCGCGGCGGAGCTGGAGCGGCTGGAGCATCAGACGCCGGAGAGACAGCGGGAGAAGCAGGATCTGCAGACGCAGCTGGAGATGCTGCAGGGTCAGCTGAGGTCACAGCAGGAGCAGGCGCTCAAACGCATGGAGACCCTGGAGAAATCCTTCTGTGAGGAGGAGCGACGTCTGGAG ACTGAAAAAGCTCAGCAGAATGAGGAAGGCTTGAAAAAACAACTTGAGGAGGCGTTGAAAGAG CACCGGAAAGTTATCGATGAGCTCAAACACGCTCGAGAAGGATTCAAGGAAGTTCTTCAAGCCAAAGATAAGGAGCTGGAAGTTACAAAG gaagagaaagaaaagGCCAAGGCTCAGAAAGAGGAAGTGGTCACACAGATGACTGAAGTGCTGGAGAGTGAACTGCAGTGCAGTATTTGTTCTGAGCTCTTCATTCAG GCGGTGACGCTGAACTGTGCTCACAGCTTCTGTCAGCACTGTATCCGAGAGTGGCGTAAACGCAAGGACAAGTGTCCCATCTGCTGGCAGACCATCACGTCTCAGACGCGCTCTCTGGTCCTGGACAACTGCATCGACCGCATGGTGGAGAACCTGAGTGCCGACATGAGAGAGAGACGCCTGGCGCTGATCAACGAGCGGAAAGGTGAGAG GTCAGAAAGAGAGCGTCTCTCCAGCCGTCGTGGTCATAAATGA